The nucleotide window GCCTGCGCGCCGATAACCACATCCTTGCCAATGCTGACGTTGTCCGCCACGCCGACCTGACCCGCGAGAATAGTATTGTCGCCAACCTTGGAGCTGCCGCCGATTCCCACCTGCCCAACGAGCAGGCAGTTTTCACCGACTTCCACGTTGTGGCCGATCTGAACCAGATTGTCGATCTTGCTGCCACGACCGAGAGTGGTGACATCCAATGCGGCACGGTCCACGGCGCTGTTGGCGCCGATTTCTACCATGTCGCCGACCTGCACGGTGCCGATCTGCGGGATTTTCATATGACCGGCGGGCGTCTGAGCATAGCCGTAGCCATCCGATCCGACAACAGCTCCGGGCTGGAGAATAACTCCGTCGCCAAGCGAAATGCCGCCCATGACGACCGCGTTGGGATACAGAATGCAGTCATCACCGACAACGGTGTTTTCACCGACGTAGACGCCGGAGAAAATCTTGACGCCCGCTCCGACCTTCGCTCCTTCGCCGATGAATGCGAAGGGATAGATGACAGCGGATTCATCAATCTTGGCATCGGGATGAATGTAGGCAAGTTCACTCTGCCCTTCGAGACATCCCTGAGGGTTGTCGAAAAGGTGAACGACCTTGGCAAGATCCATATAGACATTATCGCTGATGATGGCGCATGGCAGGTCCTGCGCATGCTTTTCCTGCGTAAGGATGCAGGAGGCCTGCGTCGTCTCCAACAGGTGCGAATACTTCGGGTTAACCAGAAACGAAAGCTGACCCGGAGTCGCCTTTTCCAATGTATTGACGCCGGAAAGCTCGACTTCCCCGCCTTTGCAGGGCAAGCCGAGCTTTTCGGCGAGTTCGGAAACCGTTATACGCATCGTTTTACTTTTTCCAGCGATTGTCCATTTCTTTGATGATGACGTCAGTGATGTCGATGGACTTGCTGCCGTAAGCGACTCCGCCACGTGCAACGTCAATCACGGCGTCGTAGCCCTTTTCACGGGCATATTCGGCCAGCACGTCGGAGAAAAGCTTGTAAATGGGAGCCTGCAGCTTCTTTACATCCTTCTTGAAGTTGACAGAGCTCATCTCGCCCAGAACGTTCAGCTGGGCACCGGCGGAGGCCAGTTCCTGCTGCGTCTTGCGGAACTGCTCTTCCTTGATCATGCCGCTCTGGTACTGGGTACGCATCTGCTTCAGACGGTTCTGCAGGGACTGCACCTTCTGCTGCTGGCCCTTGACCTCGGATTCGTAGGCAGCCTGTTTCTTCTTGATCTCATCGTTGATCTGCTGGCCAGCCTTGCTTTCGCTGATGGCGCGCATGGAGTGAACGATGGCGATCTCTGCAGCCTGCACGGAAGCCGCGGTGGTAAGCAGCATCAGCAGTGCAATGGCGATCATTTTTTTCATGGTGGTATACTCCTTGAATCCTTGGTTTTGTTCTAGAAACTCTGACCCATCATCAGTTCGACCTTGTTGTTGC belongs to Desulfovibrio oxyclinae DSM 11498 and includes:
- the lpxD gene encoding UDP-3-O-(3-hydroxymyristoyl)glucosamine N-acyltransferase, producing MRITVSELAEKLGLPCKGGEVELSGVNTLEKATPGQLSFLVNPKYSHLLETTQASCILTQEKHAQDLPCAIISDNVYMDLAKVVHLFDNPQGCLEGQSELAYIHPDAKIDESAVIYPFAFIGEGAKVGAGVKIFSGVYVGENTVVGDDCILYPNAVVMGGISLGDGVILQPGAVVGSDGYGYAQTPAGHMKIPQIGTVQVGDMVEIGANSAVDRAALDVTTLGRGSKIDNLVQIGHNVEVGENCLLVGQVGIGGSSKVGDNTILAGQVGVADNVSIGKDVVIGAQAGVGSSVPDGAKMSGSPAMPYNVFLKSMGVCAPKLPELFKRVKKLEKQLADLEKNGDSSDD
- a CDS encoding OmpH family outer membrane protein, coding for MKKMIAIALLMLLTTAASVQAAEIAIVHSMRAISESKAGQQINDEIKKKQAAYESEVKGQQQKVQSLQNRLKQMRTQYQSGMIKEEQFRKTQQELASAGAQLNVLGEMSSVNFKKDVKKLQAPIYKLFSDVLAEYAREKGYDAVIDVARGGVAYGSKSIDITDVIIKEMDNRWKK